A single window of Melospiza georgiana isolate bMelGeo1 chromosome 6, bMelGeo1.pri, whole genome shotgun sequence DNA harbors:
- the MGAT2 gene encoding alpha-1,6-mannosyl-glycoprotein 2-beta-N-acetylglucosaminyltransferase, with amino-acid sequence MRLRVYKRKVLLLALALALCALALWGTGGGGRRRQQQLQQQQQQQQRGGPGSTGEPPRVSEPPPAVPRRPAANASVAVAAEELSENATLSYRSLVYRLNFDQPVRNAGRFPARPDVVLVVQVHDRAEHLRLLLESLRRAPGVENVLLVLSHDLWAEELNRLAARVDFCPVLQVFFPFSIQLYPREFPGHDPRDCPRDVGKAAALRLGCINAEFPDSFGHYREARFAQTKHHWWWKLHFVWERVRALREHAGPVLFLEEDHYLAPDFYHVLKRLWALRQRECPECQLVSLGTYSPVRGGFAGRADKVEMKTWKSTEHNMGMAFGRDTYQKLIECTDAFCTYDDYNWDWTLQHLTVSCLPKFWKVLVPEIPRIFHTGDCGMHHKKSCRPSTQSAKIDSLLNSNQQYLFPEAMSVSKRYSMAPLSPHVKNGGWGDIRDHELCKSYRRLQ; translated from the coding sequence ATGCGGCTGCGCGTCTACAAGcgcaaggtgctgctgctggcgctgGCGCTGGCGCTCTGCGCCCTGGCGCTCTGGGGtaccggcggcggcgggcggcggcggcagcagcagctgcagcagcagcagcagcagcagcagcggggcgGTCCCGGTAGCACCGGGGAGCCGCCGCGGGTCAGCGAGCCCCCGCCGGCGGTaccgcgccgccccgccgccaACGCGTCGGTCGCCGTGGCGGCGGAGGAGCTGTCCGAGAACGCGACGCTGAGTTACCGCTCGCTCGTGTACCGCCTGAACTTCGACCAGCCGGTGCGGAACGCCGGGCGCTTCCCGGCGCGGCCCGACGTGGTGCTCGTGGTGCAGGTGCACGACCGCGCCGAGCACCTGCGGCTGCTGCTCGAGTCGCTGCGGCGGGCGCCGGGCGTGGAGAacgtgctgctggtgctgagccaCGACCTGTGGGCCGAGGAGCTGAACCGGCTGGCGGCCCGCGTGGACTTCTGCCCGGTGCTGCAGGTGTTCTTCCCGTTCAGCATCCAGCTGTACCCGCGCGAGTTCCCGGGCCACGACCCCCGCGACTGCCCCCGCGACGTGGGCAAGGCGGCGGCGCTGCGGCTGGGCTGCATCAACGCCGAGTTCCCGGACTCGTTCGGGCACTACCGCGAGGCGCGCTTCGCGCAGACCAAGCACCACTGGTGGTGGAAGCTGCACTTCGTGTGGGAGCGCGTGCGGGCGCTGCGGGAGCACGCGGGGCCCGTGCTGTTCCTGGAGGAGGATCATTACCTGGCGCCCGACTTCTACCACGTCCTCAAGCGGCTCTGGGCGCTGCGCCAGCGCGAGTGCCCCGAGTGCCAGCTCGTGTCGCTGGGCACCTACAGCCCCGTGCGGGGCGGCTTCGCCGGCCGCGCCGACAAGGTGGAGATGAAGACGTGGAAGTCCACGGAGCACAACATGGGCATGGCCTTCGGCAGAGACACCTACCAGAAGCTCATCGAGTGCACGGACGCCTTCTGCACCTACGATGACTACAACTGGGACTGGACTCTGCAGCACTTGACTGTCTCTTGTCTTCCAAAGTTCTGGAAAGTGCTGGTTCCCGAAATCCCCAGGATTTTTCACACGGGGGACTGTGGCATGCACCACAAGAAATCCTGCAGACCGTCCACCCAGAGTGCCAAAATCGACTCTCTCTTGAACAGCAACCAACAGTACCTGTTTCCCGAGGCGATGAGTGTCAGTAAAAGGTACTCCATggctcccctgtcccctcacgTCAAGAACGGAGGGTGGGGAGACATCAGGGACCACGAACTCTGTAAGAGCTACCGCAGACTCCAGTGA